The following is a genomic window from Myxococcales bacterium.
GCAAATAAAAATATATGGATCTACCCAGGGGATATCCGGCAAAGCCATATCTACACGCGCTAGTTCAGACTCTAAAAAGGGGCGATCAAACTTTGCATTGTAGGCTACGATAAAATCTGCATCTTTGAGAAGTTCTAAAATCTGTTGTGCTTTTGCACCAAAATGAGGTTGTCCATCAAGCATTTCATCACTTATACCAGTGATTCGTGTTATTTCGGGCGGAAGAGGCTCGCCAGTAGAAAATAATTGAGAAAAGTTATTATTTGATGATGCATTGAATGGAACCATAGCGAGCTCAATTACACGGCAGGAGGCAGCATCGAGGCCTGTAGTCTCTACATCAAGAGCAATGAATGTTTTTTTAAACCAAGGTTTTTCTTCCACAAGAGAAAAATTTTTTAACTCTCCATTGATTTTAGCTATTTCCTTTCGAATAGATTCCAAAATTGGACTGAGCTTATTTTCTGAGGGAGAGTTATTAAAAGTGACTTCGAGAGATAAAGCGCTTGTTACAGGAGCATTTTCCATGACCGATGTCTGCTGTGC
Proteins encoded in this region:
- a CDS encoding 3'-5' exonuclease, which gives rise to MGVHGQLGLFSTESAQQTSVMENAPVTSALSLEVTFNNSPSENKLSPILESIRKEIAKINGELKNFSLVEEKPWFKKTFIALDVETTGLDAASCRVIELAMVPFNASSNNNFSQLFSTGEPLPPEITRITGISDEMLDGQPHFGAKAQQILELLKDADFIVAYNAKFDRPFLESELARVDMALPDIPWVDPYIFICELDRYKKGKKLVDAAQRWGVTLNNAHRAQADAQAAGELLQKISNKIEAVTLANLLEQQKILSWKQAHSMAEYKKASAWSINR